Proteins encoded within one genomic window of Nonomuraea gerenzanensis:
- a CDS encoding rhomboid family intramembrane serine protease: protein MSDYSGSRFESARRGAGALLSGALSALIIVVGMVAVMWVVEGVDFFVGGALDYQFGIVGWDPDGLVGILFAPFLHGGFGHLMANSVPLLVLGFLAGLRDVRKFLWATVLIVFIGGLGTWVTSPMVLTIGASGLVFGYFGYILARGLFDRRLLDIVIGIGVGIAYWGILAGLLPNQEGISWQGHLFGLIGGVVAAWVLRRKRREVAPANPYSF, encoded by the coding sequence GAGCGACTATTCGGGTTCCAGGTTCGAGTCCGCCAGGCGCGGTGCCGGAGCGCTCCTCTCCGGCGCTCTCAGCGCGCTGATCATCGTGGTCGGCATGGTCGCGGTCATGTGGGTGGTCGAGGGGGTCGACTTCTTCGTCGGCGGCGCGCTCGACTACCAGTTCGGCATCGTCGGCTGGGACCCTGACGGCCTGGTGGGCATCCTCTTCGCGCCCTTCCTGCACGGCGGCTTCGGCCACCTGATGGCCAACTCGGTGCCGCTGCTGGTGCTGGGCTTCCTGGCCGGGCTGCGTGACGTGCGCAAGTTCCTCTGGGCCACCGTGCTGATCGTCTTCATCGGCGGCCTGGGCACCTGGGTGACCAGCCCCATGGTGCTGACGATCGGGGCGAGCGGGCTGGTGTTCGGCTACTTCGGCTACATCCTGGCGCGCGGCCTGTTCGACCGCAGGCTCCTCGACATCGTCATCGGCATCGGCGTGGGCATCGCGTACTGGGGGATCCTGGCGGGGCTGCTGCCGAACCAGGAGGGCATCTCCTGGCAGGGGCACCTGTTCGGGCTCATCGGCGGCGTGGTGGCCGCGTGGGTGCTGCGGCGCAAGCGGCGTGAGGTGGCGCCCGCGAACCCGTACTCGTTCTGA